The Pirellulales bacterium sequence CTGATCGTCGTCCAGACGCACAAGATCATGGTGTCACGATTGTCGAGTGCGTCAGCGACAACCACTGTTGAAGCGGAGAATACGCCGCCGCCGACTGCCGTGGCGTTGCAAGAAGCCGAGCACACAGAATCTGTTGCCAGCGATCCGATGACCGTCGCCCGAACGGAACGCGACGAGCCGGTGTCGACAAGCGGTGCATCTCCGGAGCCCGCCCTCCCGCCTCGCGATGAGGCAACCAGCAGCGAGCAATCTTTCGCGTCTTCGCAGGCGCAAGACACAAATCCCGAAGCACAGTCGGCTCACGACAGTACGGTCACTGTGAAACAGGTCTTCGCGGCCTTCGGCGGTGATCCGACGCCGGCCGTGGCTGTCGAGGCGCAAGAGCAAGTCGACGTCGGCGCGAAGAAGCTGCCGCTGTTCGCGATCATTAGGCGGGAAGTCGATCGCCGAGCGGGCCGCTTTCGAGATGCTGACGCACGCCATCGTGCCTTTGTGGTTTTGTTTGGTTCGCCGGCCGAGCCTGTGATGACCTCTACGGCGTCGAGCGCCGTTGACAGCGCAGCTGAGGATAGTGCGAATCCTCAGGAGATGCCTTCGGCAGAGCTGGCTTCCGAGAATGTATCTGCCGAGAGAGCAATTCCCGAGAACGCAACCGCCGATGGCGATACAATCGCGGCTCAGCCGTCTGCTGAGAACTCCGCCGTCGTCGAAGCGGAAAGAACTGACGGTGCCAGCAACGCCCGCGCGCTCGATCAGGTATCTGCGCCTCAGGTATCTGCGCCGCAGAGTGACGTTGCAGGCGGGGCGCAGACTGCCGAGGCCGCGGAATTACCGCCGGCCGAACTCGTCATCGTGAATCCGCTCGAGAACGGTGGCGTGGTATTGTTTCTGCTGGATGGCCAGATGTTCTCGCTGAGCCCGGGCGAGTCGCAGAACTGGCCTGCCGATCATGATCGGTCGATCGCGTTCCACCGCGGCGAGAGCTTTGGCGATTTCCGGACGGCGCTCCACAGCGGCCGGTACACGTTCCGCGTCGGGGCGCAAGGGTGGGAGCTGGTGGCCGACGAGCAGGAGAGCCCGCGCTAGGGGGTGCTCCTTGTCGTCACGGGCCGCCGGAATGTGCTGCGAAGCCTAACCGCGGAACCAGTCCGTCTTGCCGAGTGCCGAGGGGGTCGGGATCTTCGGTAGCTTGTTGCGCGGTGGCGACTTCTTCGGCGGCTCGCGCGTGACGTCCGCCGAATCGGGCGTCGGCTCGGGGGATGTTTCTACAGCTCGGTCGCTGATCACTTCGCTTCCCGCGGGAGTCGGCTCCTGGTACGAGCCTTGCGAGCAACTCGCGCAGTTGGCGCACGTGCCGCAGGTCGAGCAGCCTTGGCCGCATTTGCTGCATTTGCCTCCCCAGGTGACGAGCTCGGGCGTGCAGGTATCTTTGTTGCAACGGTAATACAAATACCGGCCGCGCCCGCAACTGCAATGGTTGCAGCGCGGCTCGCCGCAGTAGCCCAGCCAAGGATCACAGCAGGCCGGCACACCGGGCCACACGGACATACCTCCCGGCAGGACTCCGAAATCGGGACGCGAGCCGAACCATCCTCCGCCGTTTGCGACATATCCACCCGAAAGCTCGCCAGCGGAGTAGGCACCTTCCTTCTCTTCGACCTGTTCGCCCGCGGCCTGCGAGGTCAACCGAGCCGAGGGACGGCGCGTCGCCTTGGGCACTGGCTTGCCGCCGGCCATTGCCACGTAACGGATGCCGCTTTGTGCCGACGCATGGTCGGCCAGCAAGAGAGCAATTGTCGCGACGGCGACAGGCAATGCGAACGACTTCATAGCACGTCCCTGTACGTTTTGGTAAACCGTGCGGCCTGTGTGGACCGCAACGATCGACGCGGACCTTGCCCGTTATGAAAGAAGTGCGGGAATCGGGACGCAGTCGGCATGAAACCGATCGACCGCGTCACTTTCTTGCAGTCGGTCGGAAAGGGGCAGGATGGTGAGAAATCGCCCGGCCCGCGTCACAAGACGTTCGTGCGCTTGCAAGCAAGGCAACCAAGGCAAAGTTTACGGCGATATGCTCGGTTAGCAGCCGCTGAGCCTTTCCGCTTTCCCCGCGCGATCAGACGGCAGGCACTTGCGCAGCACCCGCCACCTAGGTAACGCCGCGCGATAGCCCGCGTGCGATTTCGTCCAGCGAAAGCCCCAGAGCCCAGGCCGCGCCGGCAGCCGCCGCGGCATAATCCGTCTGCGCCAGATCGGGTTGTTCAGGCCCGTTCCCAGGGAGCGTGATTTCGACGGGCAATTTATCCCCGGCGAACATCCGCAGCCGGCCCGGGGCGCTCAGCACGACGCGCCCCCCTTTGCTGCGATGCGCGAGCGCGATCGCATTCCGCGGATCGCGCGTGAAATAAATCAGCGAACCCCGGCAGTGTTCAGCCATGGCCGCGGTGGTCGGTTCGTCGGCATTCAATACGGCCCAGCCGCGTTGTTTCGCCACGGCCTCGACGACACAGCGCTTGAGCACCGAAATCTGTTCGGCGCGCTCGGCATCGTTCAGGTCGTCCCGATGTTCGTGGTCCACGCACGTCACGACGGCCACGTCGCAGTCGTCGAAGCCGAGCCCTTCATCGCGCACGCTCTCGGCGCTGACTTCGCAAACGGCCCATTCGACTTGCGGATGTTGCAGAATTGCCTGAGCGCCGTCGTAGCCGCTGGCGTCGCCGGGCTTCACGAGCTTGCCGTCACGAAATACGCCGTCGCTCGTAGCAAGGGCCACCGGACCGGCGCCACGTTGGAGAATGGCCCCGAGTAAACGTACCGTGGCGGTCTTCCCCTTGCTGCCGGTCACGGCGACGAGCGGGATGCGACCATTCTCGCCTGGCGGAAACATTGTCGCGACGATCGCTTCACCCACGGGGCGCGGCTTGCCCGAGGCCGGCTGCACGTGCATCTGCAGACCTGGCCCGGCGTTGACCTCGACGATCGCGCCTCCTTGCTCTTCGAGCGGGCGGCCAATGTCTTCGGCCACGATATCCAACCCGGCGATATCCAGACCCACGACCGCGGCGGCCTCGACGGCGCGCGCTGCCACCTCGGGATGAACGCGCTCGGTAACGTCGGTATCGACGTTGCCATTGCGCTTAATCAGGATGCGCGTGCCGGCCGCGGGAATGGAGTCCGGGCGGTAACCCTGCTGCTCGAGCGCCAGGGTCGTGATCGGGTCGAGCTCGATCGTGTAGAGCAGGCTCGAGCAATCTTCACCACGGCGCGGATCAGAGTTGAGTTGCTCGTCGATCAATTGCGCCACATGGCGCGATCCATCGCCGACGATCACGGCCGGTTCGCCGCGCGAAGCCGCGATGACGCGGCCGTCGACCACGAGTAAACGATGCTCGGCGCCTGGCGCGAAGCGTTCGACTAGCACACCGCTGCCGATGCCATTGGCGTAGGTAAACGCCGAGGTCACTTGTTCGCGCGTCGTAAGCCCCGTGAAGACGCCGCGACCGTGGTTGCTGTCGCGCGGCTTTACCACGACGGGCGTGCCGATCTCCTCCGCTGCTTCCCAGGCATCGTCCGCATCGGTGGCGGGACGCCCCTCGGGCACAGGCGCACCAATCGTGCGCAGCAAACGTCGGGTCAGCTCCTTGTCGTGCGCAATCGACTCGGCGATGGCGCAGGTGCGATCGGTTTCGGCGGTCAGGATGCGGCGTTGCCGGGCACCCCAGCCGAGCTGCACGAGGCTGCCCGTATTCAAGCGATGGGTCGGAATATCGCGTGCTTCGGCCGCGTCGACGATCGCGCGCGTGCTGGGCCCCAGGCATAAATCATCTGCCATGTCGCGCAGGCGATCGAGTTCTTCCTTGATGTCGAAGGGAGTTGCATAGACGGCGGCCTGATTCAGGCGCATGGCTGTGCGAAAACATTCCAGGCCGAGCGTGGCGTCCTCGAACTCGATGACGACCTTGTAGACCCCTTCCTCGGTTGTCTCGCGCGCCTTGCCGAAGCCGACGTTGCAGCCCACCAGTTGCTGCAGTTCGAGCGTGACGTGTTCCAGGATATGTCCCTGGTACGTTCCGCGTCGCAAACGCTCGAAGAATCCCCCCCGTTCGCCGATGCTGCAGCGATGTTCGATCATCGACGGCAGCCAGGACATGACCCGCTCGTTGAAGCCGGGCAAGATGTTGGACGGAGAGTCCTTTAGCTCTTGGAGATCGATCAGCGCTTCGAGCACGGGAAACCAGGCCCAGGTGTTCGAGCCGCGCAACGTGCGAATCCGGCGAATTTCCATAAAGGCGGGATTTTTGGAACGGTGTTTGCAACTGCTTGTGCGGGCCGACGTTGCGTAACGTCGGACGGGTTTGATTAAGCGCTGGCCGCACAGCTAGCCTGGCAGACAAATTTGCCCCAGGTCAGCTTTACGGGCATGTCGCGGCCGGTCAAGGGCCGCGCAGCCGGAACGGTGGGAATCATCGGACCTACAAGGGTTTTAACGATCTGATTTGTCCGCACGGATTTAGGGTTTAGAATTGAGCGAGTCGCTTGCCTGCTACACCCCGCCCGCCGCGCCCGGCCTGATGGCCCCTGCCTTGGAGCACACTCCTTTGGACGATGTACCTTTCATCCTGCCAACGCTGCCCGACGCTTGGCGTCGCACGGCCCTGGCTCAACTCGAATCAGGGGAAGTGATCCACGCTTGGTTCACACCCGACCTGGCTAGCCCGTTGCGTTACGGGACGGGCTTGGTGTTGCTGACCGACCGTCGCATCCTGGCGGCCGCGCCGGCACGTGCGCGCGACAACGGCGAAGTGACAACGACCGAGTGGGATAGTTGGCCGCTGAATGACGTCGCCAACGTACGCGCCAGAGAAAAGAGCGGCCTGGGCACCCTCGAGCTTTTGGCTTCCGATCGCCGCCTGGGTCATTGGCGATATACGAATGGGCTGGCGGCAAGCGCCCATGAATTCGTTCGATGCTTCGATGGTGTGCGCCGCGGTTTGCCGCTCGAGAATCTCGAGCCGGATGAAGGCGAAGTAATCGCGCAGCCCGCCGAAGCGCCTGTCAGCACCAAGGCTCTATGGCGTCTGGCGCGTTTCGCTCGGCAACGATGGGGCATGGTCCTGTTGGGATTCGTCCTTACCGTGTCGACCACGACGGCCGGACTGATCCCGACGTATCTAACCGTCCCGTTGCTAGGCGGTTTGAATGAACACTACGAAGAGTTCCGCAAGATCACCGAAGAGCCGCGTCTGACACCGGTCATGCGCGAAAAGGCGCTCGACGCGCTACAGGATCATGACGGCCCGAGTTTTGGCCGGCTGGTGAGCCTGTGCCTGTTGGGAATGGGCGCCTCGGCCGTCGCGGCCTGGCTGCTTGGTTGGGCCCAGGGCGTTGTCATGTCGCGCGTCAGCGAGAGCATCGCGGGAGACCTGCGCAACCAAACCTATGCCCACCTGCACAAGCTGTCGCTCGAATTCTTCGGCGGTAAACGCACCGGCGATCTCATTGCGCGCATTTCCAGCGACACCGATCGCATTTGCAACTTCCTGGCCGATAACGTTGTCGA is a genomic window containing:
- the cphA gene encoding cyanophycin synthetase, with the protein product MEIRRIRTLRGSNTWAWFPVLEALIDLQELKDSPSNILPGFNERVMSWLPSMIEHRCSIGERGGFFERLRRGTYQGHILEHVTLELQQLVGCNVGFGKARETTEEGVYKVVIEFEDATLGLECFRTAMRLNQAAVYATPFDIKEELDRLRDMADDLCLGPSTRAIVDAAEARDIPTHRLNTGSLVQLGWGARQRRILTAETDRTCAIAESIAHDKELTRRLLRTIGAPVPEGRPATDADDAWEAAEEIGTPVVVKPRDSNHGRGVFTGLTTREQVTSAFTYANGIGSGVLVERFAPGAEHRLLVVDGRVIAASRGEPAVIVGDGSRHVAQLIDEQLNSDPRRGEDCSSLLYTIELDPITTLALEQQGYRPDSIPAAGTRILIKRNGNVDTDVTERVHPEVAARAVEAAAVVGLDIAGLDIVAEDIGRPLEEQGGAIVEVNAGPGLQMHVQPASGKPRPVGEAIVATMFPPGENGRIPLVAVTGSKGKTATVRLLGAILQRGAGPVALATSDGVFRDGKLVKPGDASGYDGAQAILQHPQVEWAVCEVSAESVRDEGLGFDDCDVAVVTCVDHEHRDDLNDAERAEQISVLKRCVVEAVAKQRGWAVLNADEPTTAAMAEHCRGSLIYFTRDPRNAIALAHRSKGGRVVLSAPGRLRMFAGDKLPVEITLPGNGPEQPDLAQTDYAAAAAGAAWALGLSLDEIARGLSRGVT